The following are from one region of the Amedibacterium intestinale genome:
- a CDS encoding IS1182 family transposase, translating into MTITQINQPNYTAYQPYMLLDFEFSFQNDVLKDDLSITILEVLRRIDLSKFIDFHHLDSRSYDPVMMLTVILMAFAEDGYASLRKLEKLCRYDVRYRSITNGFIPSYKSFERFINNTLKESIETIAKEIYLYVQDEKALEEQILYIDGTKFEANANKMTFCWRGWSKRYLPRHWQKCMELLRQVNRYFKKHEIDIHYSILKYPNIEYMIKIDEALENWLKEKEHIRKGRGKHEIAKLCDELKKSAVKMWQYAIQEDILGERNSFSKTDPDATFMHMKYDYYNHTNVFKPGYNVQIGVNNGYIAYQYISSDANDMRTLQPFTEGYKELYGQYPKMEVTDAGYGSYENYSYCKSKGIKGILKYSGYEKKKEKVTDKNRYQLRHMERMEDGTPVCPAGHVFEKERIGVNLQGQYPKMTVYYRNKNCCGCAQRNKCTTSKNGRSARIVPALEKMHTEIDEYLKSEEGKMLMRKRSAQAEGAFADIKQDFEYVRLHRRGESGVKVELILVCIGYNLRKYHNRKKVKNMN; encoded by the coding sequence ATGACAATTACTCAAATTAACCAACCAAATTATACAGCATATCAGCCATATATGCTACTGGATTTTGAATTTTCTTTTCAAAACGATGTCCTTAAGGATGATTTGAGTATCACGATCCTGGAAGTCTTGAGGAGGATTGATCTGAGTAAGTTCATAGATTTCCATCATCTTGATTCTCGTTCTTATGATCCTGTCATGATGCTGACCGTCATTCTTATGGCCTTCGCTGAAGACGGCTACGCTTCTTTACGCAAGCTGGAAAAACTTTGCCGCTATGATGTCCGTTATCGCAGTATCACAAACGGCTTCATTCCCAGCTACAAGAGCTTTGAACGCTTCATCAATAACACACTGAAAGAATCGATAGAAACCATTGCGAAAGAAATCTATCTGTATGTACAAGATGAAAAGGCATTGGAAGAACAGATTCTTTATATTGACGGGACGAAATTTGAGGCCAATGCCAATAAGATGACTTTCTGCTGGAGAGGCTGGAGCAAGCGTTATCTTCCAAGACACTGGCAGAAATGCATGGAACTGTTGAGACAGGTAAACCGATACTTTAAGAAACATGAAATCGATATACATTATTCGATTCTGAAATATCCAAATATCGAATATATGATAAAAATAGATGAAGCACTTGAAAACTGGCTGAAGGAAAAAGAACATATCCGAAAAGGCAGAGGAAAACACGAGATCGCAAAATTGTGCGATGAACTGAAGAAAAGTGCAGTCAAGATGTGGCAGTATGCCATACAGGAAGATATACTTGGAGAAAGAAACAGTTTCTCCAAGACGGATCCGGATGCCACATTCATGCATATGAAATATGATTATTATAATCATACGAATGTGTTCAAGCCTGGATATAATGTACAGATAGGAGTAAACAATGGGTACATCGCTTATCAGTATATCAGCAGTGATGCCAACGACATGAGAACCCTGCAGCCATTTACAGAAGGATACAAAGAACTGTATGGGCAGTATCCAAAGATGGAAGTAACGGATGCAGGATATGGGAGCTATGAAAACTACAGCTACTGTAAAAGCAAGGGGATCAAAGGCATATTGAAATATAGCGGATATGAAAAGAAGAAAGAAAAAGTAACTGACAAGAACCGTTATCAGCTGCGGCATATGGAACGCATGGAGGATGGAACACCAGTTTGTCCTGCAGGACATGTGTTTGAAAAAGAGCGAATCGGAGTAAATCTCCAGGGACAGTATCCAAAAATGACAGTGTATTATAGAAATAAAAACTGTTGTGGGTGTGCACAAAGAAATAAATGCACGACTTCAAAAAATGGAAGAAGTGCAAGGATCGTACCGGCATTAGAGAAGATGCATACAGAAATAGATGAATATCTAAAGAGCGAAGAAGGAAAGATGTTGATGAGGAAACGCAGCGCACAGGCAGAGGGGGCATTTGCGGATATCAAGCAGGACTTTGAATATGTGCGACTTCATCGACGAGGGGAAAGCGGAGTAAAAGTAGAATTGATTCTGGTATGTATAGGATATAACCTAAGAAAGTACCATAATCGAAAAAAGGTGAAAAATATGAATTAG
- the pepF gene encoding oligoendopeptidase F gives MKRNEIDKDLTWDLSSMFQSQEAYEEEYHKVLALLNEVANQKGHIADTKDVYLQFMLKLEDLYRRVDNVCVYAQMATDVDPEDEDGQKNLSASSSLMQAVAEKLSFLDLEIIQKKDSIEQYLKEKDCEDFTYPMEEIWRTIPHRQSEEIEDIMAQYSGITRVPEESYSSFRMEFQPVHIDGKEEFLNGGTLNKFLLHPDSNVRKEAFQNYFQEYKRYQNLFINLLGGHAKTQVVNAKLRNFPSALEASLFEDGADKKLYDKVLYMANEKYHSYLHEYFALHKELLHLDTQHYYDTFLPMVKDIDITYSIDESFSILKKALAPLGEDYVEMLETARKERWIDFLPHPGKRSGAYSSGTHDSKPFILTNFTGSYDSLSTLAHELGHSMHSYYSHKHNRPILSSYRIFVAEVASTVNELLLNEYLLKTNDDKQYQAYLLDSLLTQLIGTLYRQPMYALLETKLHAWIEEGKPVSSKDLTQYFLDINHDYFGESVEVDELYRYACYHIPHFYYNFYVYKYTLGMAVAISFVKQILNGNVEEYRSFLTKGGSEAPIDELVHAGVDPRSDDVYNDAFTYFKEILDKFKRLMK, from the coding sequence ATGAAAAGAAATGAAATTGATAAAGATTTGACATGGGATTTATCCAGTATGTTTCAAAGTCAGGAAGCATATGAAGAAGAATATCATAAAGTGCTTGCTTTATTAAACGAAGTTGCAAATCAAAAAGGACATATCGCAGATACAAAAGATGTATACCTGCAGTTTATGTTGAAACTAGAAGATTTATATCGCCGTGTAGATAATGTATGTGTCTATGCACAAATGGCAACTGATGTTGACCCAGAAGATGAAGATGGGCAAAAAAATCTTTCTGCTTCTTCTTCCTTAATGCAGGCGGTTGCGGAAAAACTTTCTTTTTTAGATTTAGAAATCATTCAAAAGAAAGATAGCATTGAACAGTATTTAAAAGAAAAGGACTGTGAAGACTTTACCTATCCAATGGAAGAAATATGGCGTACGATTCCCCATCGTCAAAGTGAAGAAATTGAAGATATCATGGCTCAATACAGTGGAATCACAAGAGTTCCAGAAGAGTCCTATTCTTCTTTTCGAATGGAATTTCAACCTGTTCACATAGATGGAAAAGAAGAATTTTTAAACGGAGGAACATTAAACAAGTTTTTATTACACCCAGACAGCAATGTTCGAAAAGAGGCGTTTCAAAACTATTTTCAAGAATATAAACGTTACCAAAATTTATTTATTAATTTATTAGGCGGGCATGCGAAAACACAGGTTGTAAATGCGAAATTAAGAAACTTCCCTTCTGCATTAGAAGCGAGCCTATTTGAAGATGGGGCAGATAAAAAGCTTTATGATAAAGTTTTATATATGGCAAACGAAAAATATCATTCTTACCTGCATGAATATTTCGCTTTGCATAAAGAACTACTTCATTTAGACACCCAGCATTATTATGATACCTTTTTACCTATGGTAAAGGATATTGATATCACTTACAGTATTGACGAAAGTTTTTCTATTCTAAAAAAAGCATTGGCTCCTCTTGGGGAAGACTATGTCGAAATGCTAGAAACTGCACGTAAAGAACGATGGATTGATTTTTTGCCTCATCCAGGAAAAAGAAGCGGCGCTTATTCCAGTGGAACACATGACTCCAAACCATTTATCTTAACTAATTTTACTGGTTCTTATGACTCCTTAAGTACGCTTGCGCATGAACTGGGACATTCTATGCATTCCTACTATTCGCATAAGCACAATCGTCCGATTTTAAGCAGCTATCGTATTTTTGTGGCAGAGGTAGCTTCGACTGTTAATGAATTATTGTTAAATGAATATTTATTAAAAACAAACGATGATAAGCAATATCAGGCATATTTACTAGACAGTCTTTTAACACAATTAATAGGAACATTATATCGTCAGCCAATGTATGCATTACTAGAAACAAAACTGCATGCATGGATTGAAGAAGGAAAACCAGTTTCTTCCAAAGACTTAACACAATATTTCCTTGATATTAATCATGATTACTTTGGAGAAAGCGTTGAAGTAGATGAGTTGTATCGCTATGCATGTTATCACATTCCTCATTTCTACTATAATTTCTATGTATATAAATATACACTTGGAATGGCCGTTGCGATTAGTTTTGTAAAACAAATCTTAAATGGAAATGTAGAAGAATATCGTAGCTTCCTAACAAAAGGAGGAAGCGAAGCACCAATCGATGAACTTGTTCATGCAGGTGTCGACCCAAGAAGTGATGATGTATACAACGATGCCTTTACTTACTTTAAAGAAATTCTTGATAAATTTAAAAGACTTATGAAATAA
- the deoD gene encoding purine-nucleoside phosphorylase yields MSTPHNAANKGDIAKTVLMPGDPLRAKYIAETYLENPVQFNTVRNMFGYTGTYKGKKISVMGSGMGMPSIGIYSYELYKFYDVENIIRIGSAGAYTDKLDLFDLVLADGAWSESTFAKAQADVDGDVMYPSEDLNKKIIEAAERVNKKVTCARIHSSDVFYHEDNVDGHEEFYAKHGCVCVEMESFALFHNAKVLGKNAACLLTISDSLVTSAATTAEERQTSFNAMMEVALEAAISL; encoded by the coding sequence ATGTCAACACCACATAATGCAGCAAACAAAGGTGATATTGCGAAAACAGTTTTAATGCCGGGAGATCCATTACGTGCAAAATATATTGCGGAAACATATTTAGAAAATCCAGTACAGTTTAATACGGTAAGAAATATGTTTGGTTATACTGGTACTTATAAAGGAAAGAAAATTTCTGTTATGGGTAGTGGTATGGGTATGCCAAGTATTGGTATTTATTCTTATGAATTGTATAAATTTTACGATGTAGAAAATATCATTCGTATTGGTAGTGCCGGAGCTTATACAGACAAACTTGATTTATTTGATTTGGTACTTGCAGATGGTGCATGGAGTGAATCAACATTTGCGAAAGCACAGGCAGATGTTGATGGAGATGTGATGTATCCAAGTGAAGACTTGAATAAAAAAATCATAGAAGCAGCAGAAAGAGTTAATAAAAAAGTTACTTGTGCTAGAATTCATTCCAGCGATGTATTCTATCATGAAGATAATGTAGATGGACATGAAGAATTTTATGCAAAACATGGATGTGTATGTGTAGAAATGGAAAGTTTTGCATTATTCCACAATGCGAAAGTATTAGGAAAAAATGCAGCATGTTTATTGACGATATCTGATTCATTAGTAACAAGTGCAGCTACAACTGCAGAAGAAAGACAGACTTCTTTTAATGCAATGATGGAAGTAGCATTAGAAGCAGCAATTAGTTTATAA
- a CDS encoding metal-sensing transcriptional repressor produces the protein MTPEREKALKNLKTAKGQLEGIIKMIEEERYCIDISNQILASTALLKKANLHILSGHLHSCVKQAMQQGDSEEKLKEIEDVLGKLMK, from the coding sequence ATGACACCAGAAAGAGAAAAGGCATTAAAAAACTTAAAAACAGCAAAAGGACAGCTGGAAGGTATTATAAAAATGATAGAAGAAGAAAGATATTGTATTGATATTTCTAATCAGATCTTAGCTTCTACAGCACTTTTAAAGAAAGCAAACCTTCATATCCTTAGTGGACATTTGCACAGTTGTGTAAAACAGGCAATGCAACAAGGTGACAGCGAAGAGAAATTAAAGGAAATCGAAGATGTTTTAGGAAAACTGATGAAATAG
- a CDS encoding heavy metal translocating P-type ATPase, giving the protein MEFKYHVSGMHCAACSAAVERILKKQEGIETAQVNLVMEEVLIQAEEENFDAWKEAVSKGGFELEKLQDKKDVSYHKKVVCDILGMQCAACSAGIEKVLKRTEGILDVSVNLLLNQAEIEYDQTKIKLEEIFQVIQKGGFDARIHQEQQQEETKKKDYENVHIYGTLIVAFLLLYIGMSHMLGSFELPLPNIISYKTNPFNFAFIQFVLATIIAISGWKFYYRGIRSLLHGAANMDTLVAIGTGSAYIYSVFSLFSIANGNVHAVHSLYFEGAGVVIALVQFGKHLEAISKKKSTGAIQALLQLRPKTATLFKNGKEMEISVDEVVVGDVLVVKAGEHIAVDGIVVEGESNVDESMLSGESMPVKKGVQDEVHQGTMNLDGRLLMRCSVDNEDTTLSKIIRMVEDAQSKKAPIARIADRISMYFVPIVMGIAFVSALIWYFIQKDVSFSLTIFVSVLVIACPCALGLATPTAIMVGTGKAAQLGIFIKSGEALEIASHIDCVVFDKTGTITIGKPLVTDVFAQDKQQVLAYAAALEQGSVHPLATAILQKAEEEHILAPSLSNIQTVNGKGVYAQLSEKKLMAGNRRMMEEEGLDVSMYLEAEKACQEAGKSVVWVSYDQQVIGMLAIADKIKDHVRDVVESLTKSGKEVYMISGDHTRTATAIAKQAGITNVIAEVLPQDKAEEVKRLQKLGKKVAMVGDGINDAIALTQSEVGIAIGSGSDVAIESADIVLMKEDIRDVETALRLSHSVLRNIKQNLFWAFFYNTIGIPVAAGILYPIFHILLSPVFAGAAMAFSSVSVVSNALRLRNFK; this is encoded by the coding sequence ATGGAATTTAAGTATCATGTTAGTGGCATGCATTGTGCTGCATGTTCTGCTGCAGTAGAAAGAATATTAAAAAAGCAGGAAGGAATTGAAACAGCACAGGTAAATCTGGTGATGGAAGAAGTTTTGATACAGGCAGAAGAAGAGAACTTTGATGCCTGGAAAGAAGCAGTAAGCAAAGGTGGATTTGAGCTTGAGAAACTGCAGGATAAAAAAGATGTATCGTATCATAAAAAAGTGGTATGTGATATTTTAGGAATGCAGTGTGCAGCATGCAGTGCTGGTATTGAAAAAGTTTTAAAAAGAACAGAAGGAATTTTAGATGTATCCGTAAATCTATTGTTGAATCAGGCAGAAATAGAATATGATCAAACGAAAATAAAGCTGGAAGAAATTTTTCAAGTGATTCAAAAAGGTGGGTTTGATGCTCGAATTCATCAGGAACAACAGCAGGAAGAAACAAAGAAAAAAGATTATGAAAACGTGCATATTTATGGAACCTTGATCGTTGCTTTTCTATTGTTGTATATCGGTATGTCACATATGCTTGGAAGTTTTGAACTTCCTTTACCGAATATTATTTCCTATAAAACAAACCCTTTTAATTTTGCATTTATTCAGTTTGTACTAGCAACGATCATTGCGATAAGTGGCTGGAAATTTTATTATCGAGGTATACGCTCTTTACTTCATGGGGCAGCGAATATGGACACTTTAGTTGCGATAGGTACAGGAAGTGCATATATTTATTCTGTTTTTTCCTTATTCTCAATTGCCAATGGAAATGTGCATGCAGTTCATTCTCTGTATTTTGAAGGAGCTGGTGTGGTTATCGCATTGGTACAGTTTGGAAAACATTTGGAGGCTATTTCTAAGAAAAAATCAACAGGCGCCATTCAGGCGTTATTACAGCTTCGTCCTAAGACTGCTACCTTATTTAAAAATGGTAAAGAAATGGAAATTTCTGTAGATGAAGTAGTTGTAGGCGATGTTTTGGTTGTAAAAGCAGGAGAGCATATTGCCGTTGATGGAATTGTTGTAGAAGGAGAAAGCAATGTAGATGAGAGCATGCTGAGTGGTGAAAGCATGCCGGTGAAAAAAGGAGTACAGGATGAAGTACATCAAGGAACGATGAATCTTGATGGAAGATTGTTGATGCGCTGCAGTGTTGATAATGAGGATACGACACTTTCAAAAATTATTCGTATGGTGGAAGATGCACAAAGCAAGAAAGCACCAATCGCAAGAATTGCGGATCGTATTTCTATGTATTTTGTACCAATTGTGATGGGGATTGCATTTGTGTCGGCGCTTATATGGTATTTTATTCAAAAAGATGTATCCTTCTCTTTAACGATTTTTGTAAGTGTACTAGTCATTGCCTGTCCTTGTGCATTAGGTCTGGCTACACCAACTGCCATTATGGTAGGAACTGGAAAAGCAGCGCAGCTAGGTATTTTTATTAAAAGTGGAGAAGCTTTGGAAATAGCTAGTCATATCGATTGTGTGGTCTTTGATAAAACAGGAACCATTACGATTGGAAAACCGCTTGTAACCGATGTATTTGCGCAGGATAAACAACAGGTGTTAGCTTATGCGGCAGCTTTGGAACAGGGAAGTGTACACCCTCTTGCAACTGCCATCTTACAAAAAGCAGAGGAAGAACATATATTAGCTCCATCTTTATCAAATATTCAAACAGTGAATGGAAAAGGTGTGTACGCCCAGTTGTCTGAAAAGAAACTGATGGCGGGAAATCGACGTATGATGGAAGAAGAAGGTCTTGATGTTTCTATGTATTTAGAAGCTGAGAAAGCATGCCAGGAAGCTGGTAAAAGTGTTGTATGGGTTTCTTATGATCAGCAGGTCATTGGTATGTTAGCTATTGCGGATAAAATAAAAGATCATGTGCGTGATGTGGTAGAAAGCTTAACAAAAAGTGGAAAAGAAGTATATATGATAAGTGGAGATCATACAAGAACTGCAACTGCAATTGCGAAACAGGCAGGAATTACGAATGTTATAGCGGAAGTTTTGCCACAGGATAAAGCAGAAGAAGTGAAACGATTACAAAAGCTTGGCAAGAAAGTCGCAATGGTAGGAGATGGTATCAATGATGCAATTGCCTTAACACAAAGTGAAGTAGGAATTGCTATTGGAAGTGGAAGCGATGTTGCGATAGAGAGTGCAGATATTGTATTAATGAAAGAAGATATACGTGATGTAGAAACAGCACTTCGTTTATCTCATTCTGTTTTGCGTAATATTAAACAAAATTTATTTTGGGCATTTTTCTATAATACGATTGGAATACCTGTTGCGGCTGGTATTTTATATCCAATTTTCCATATTCTTTTATCACCTGTGTTTGCAGGAGCAGCTATGGCATTTAGTTCTGTATCTGTTGTAAGTAATGCACTTCGTTTAAGGAATTTTAAATAA